Proteins encoded within one genomic window of Lampris incognitus isolate fLamInc1 chromosome 1, fLamInc1.hap2, whole genome shotgun sequence:
- the polr3d gene encoding DNA-directed RNA polymerase III subunit RPC4 isoform X2, which yields MPKRKSYTAEFKLQMVKYAAEHGNRAAERQFGVSEKIVRDWRRAEATLGEMRKTKRANRGLKARWPELEGKVREWALEQRAAGRAPSTAQFRLRAQAIAREMNIDDFAGGRSWCYRFMQRSRLSIRARVCPTRPPDVRAQTAGFRAFVEKEIAAHDVSPDHIVNMGEVPFAFDVPTSRGVARKGRRSANVATTGREKLRFTAVLACCGDGRKLPPMVIFKRKNVPKDAFPPSVVVTTNAKGRMDEETASSWLAKCYAKRPDGLSKTRRALLLVGGGTRTRVTARVQDLIRACNSIPVLPGGSTKSPLPLDITVGRSFKAALRRLWERWVVDGERSYAETGRMCHATFKDVVGWIDGAWAAVTTDSVLSGFQKAGLIGTDAVTGMDTPPHLPWGLHSDTEGGEFSRLGDADEKTFTPNIIGRKAKEELKVESGYRRERKDGERGGRGQRDRGRGRGRPEIIQSHSIFEQGPSEASMKKRGAYESERDAPAVGPSPIINIKKEKRETEEETKEILRKLERENFIDDPYLKSEERSCPVQLPLAVSGWGFKEEFSEPFPKIEKVEEDTDVMEPTVKDGV from the exons ATGCCAAAGAGAAAGAGCTATACTGCGGAATTTAAACTGCAGATGGTTAAATATGCAGCCGAACACGGCAACCGGGCGGCGGAGCGACAGTTTGGAGTCAGTGAGAAAATTGTCAGGGACTGGCGCAGGGCAGAGGCGACGCTCGGCGAGATGAGAAAAACGAAGAGGGCCAATCGCGGTCTGAAAGCTCGCTGGCCCGAGCTGGAGGGGAAAGTCCGCGAATGGGCACTGGAGCAGCGGGCTGCGGGCAGAGCCCCGTCGACGGCGCAGTTCCGTCTCCGAGCCCAAGCGATCGCCAGGGAGATGAATATCGACGATTTCGCGGGTGGGCGATCCTGGTGCTACCGCTTCATGCAGCGCAGCCGCTTGTCCATCAGGGCACGCGTGTGTCCGACGCGGCCGCCGGACGTCCGAGCCCAGACGGCCGGTTTTCGTGCCTTCGTCGAAAAGGAAATCGCCGCGCACGACGTGTCGCCGGATCATATAGTTAACATGGGCGAGGTGCCCTTCGCTTTCGATGTGCCCACGAGCCGAGGTGTCGCGCGGAAGGGCCGGAGGAGCGCGAACGTCGCGACGACCGGCCGCGAGAAACTGCGCTTCACGGCGGTGCTGGCGTGCTGCGGGGACGGCAGGAAACTGCCGCCGATGGTCATCTTTAAGCGGAAGAACGTACCAAAAGACGCGTTCCCGCCCTCCGTGGTCGTGACCACGAACGCGAAAGGGCGGATGGACGAGGAGACGGCGAGCTCTTGGCTAGCCAAGTGCTACGCCAAACGTCCAGACGGGCTCTCCAAAACACGCAGAGCCCTGCTGCTGGTGGGCGGCGGCACGCGAACGCGCGTCACGGCACGCGTCCAAGACCTGATCCGAGCCTGCAACTCCATACCTGTGCTGCCCGGGGGCTCGACTAAGTCGCCGCTGCCACTCGACATCACCGTCGGCCGCAGTTTTAAGGCCGCCTTGCGTCGCCTGTGGGAAAGGTGGGTGGTGGACGGGGAGCGCAGCTACGCGGAGACCGGGAGGATGTGTCACGCCACTTTTAAGGACGTTGTGGGGTGGATCGACGGAGCGTGGGCCGCGGTGACAACCGACTCCGTCCTGTCCGGCTTCCAGAAGGCCGGGCTGATCGGAACCGATGCCGTGACGGGGATGGACACGCCGCCTCATCTCCCCTGGGGGTTACACAGCGACACGGAGGGGGGAGAATTCAGTCGGTTGGGCGATgcagatgag AAAACCTTCACTCCCAACATAATCGGCCGAAAAGCCAAAGAAGA ACTAAAAGTTGAGAGCGGATATAGAAGAGAGAGGAAGGATGGAGAGCGGGGCGGCAGGGGTCAGCGGGATcgaggcaggggccgtggtcgccCAGAGATTATCCAATCCCACTCTATCTTTGAACAAGGACCATCGGAGGCGTCGATGAAAAAGAGAG GCGcttatgagagtgagagagatgcccCGGCTGTGGGTCCCTCACCCATCATCAATATCaaaaaggagaagagagagacagaagaagaaacCAAGGAAATTCTGCGCAAGCTGGAACGAGAAAAT TTTATAGATGATCCTTATTTGAAGAGTGAGGAGAGAAGCTGCCCTGTCCAACTTCCCCTTGCTGTATCAGGATGGGGATTCAAGGAGGAGTTTAGTGAGCCTTTCCCAAaaattgagaaggtggaagaagacactgatgtcatggaACCTACAGTCAAAG ATGGAGTCTGA
- the polr3d gene encoding DNA-directed RNA polymerase III subunit RPC4 isoform X1: protein MPKRKSYTAEFKLQMVKYAAEHGNRAAERQFGVSEKIVRDWRRAEATLGEMRKTKRANRGLKARWPELEGKVREWALEQRAAGRAPSTAQFRLRAQAIAREMNIDDFAGGRSWCYRFMQRSRLSIRARVCPTRPPDVRAQTAGFRAFVEKEIAAHDVSPDHIVNMGEVPFAFDVPTSRGVARKGRRSANVATTGREKLRFTAVLACCGDGRKLPPMVIFKRKNVPKDAFPPSVVVTTNAKGRMDEETASSWLAKCYAKRPDGLSKTRRALLLVGGGTRTRVTARVQDLIRACNSIPVLPGGSTKSPLPLDITVGRSFKAALRRLWERWVVDGERSYAETGRMCHATFKDVVGWIDGAWAAVTTDSVLSGFQKAGLIGTDAVTGMDTPPHLPWGLHSDTEGGEFSRLGDADEKTFTPNIIGRKAKEELKVESGYRRERKDGERGGRGQRDRGRGRGRPEIIQSHSIFEQGPSEASMKKRGAYESERDAPAVGPSPIINIKKEKRETEEETKEILRKLERENFIDDPYLKSEERSCPVQLPLAVSGWGFKEEFSEPFPKIEKVEEDTDVMEPTVKVKQEPIEAEIKKVEMNFKPPPLPDPENLPDLLDRWSLSKDEELIFMQLPDSLPGQPPTREVRVVKTEVQPEDGQSMLLKSESQEEPAEENSCHLNDLQEGLVGKMLVRKSGRVQLILGHIILDVSLGTPCAFLQELVSVGTQGRVGDMTVLGHIKHKMVCSPDFEALLEGRT from the exons ATGCCAAAGAGAAAGAGCTATACTGCGGAATTTAAACTGCAGATGGTTAAATATGCAGCCGAACACGGCAACCGGGCGGCGGAGCGACAGTTTGGAGTCAGTGAGAAAATTGTCAGGGACTGGCGCAGGGCAGAGGCGACGCTCGGCGAGATGAGAAAAACGAAGAGGGCCAATCGCGGTCTGAAAGCTCGCTGGCCCGAGCTGGAGGGGAAAGTCCGCGAATGGGCACTGGAGCAGCGGGCTGCGGGCAGAGCCCCGTCGACGGCGCAGTTCCGTCTCCGAGCCCAAGCGATCGCCAGGGAGATGAATATCGACGATTTCGCGGGTGGGCGATCCTGGTGCTACCGCTTCATGCAGCGCAGCCGCTTGTCCATCAGGGCACGCGTGTGTCCGACGCGGCCGCCGGACGTCCGAGCCCAGACGGCCGGTTTTCGTGCCTTCGTCGAAAAGGAAATCGCCGCGCACGACGTGTCGCCGGATCATATAGTTAACATGGGCGAGGTGCCCTTCGCTTTCGATGTGCCCACGAGCCGAGGTGTCGCGCGGAAGGGCCGGAGGAGCGCGAACGTCGCGACGACCGGCCGCGAGAAACTGCGCTTCACGGCGGTGCTGGCGTGCTGCGGGGACGGCAGGAAACTGCCGCCGATGGTCATCTTTAAGCGGAAGAACGTACCAAAAGACGCGTTCCCGCCCTCCGTGGTCGTGACCACGAACGCGAAAGGGCGGATGGACGAGGAGACGGCGAGCTCTTGGCTAGCCAAGTGCTACGCCAAACGTCCAGACGGGCTCTCCAAAACACGCAGAGCCCTGCTGCTGGTGGGCGGCGGCACGCGAACGCGCGTCACGGCACGCGTCCAAGACCTGATCCGAGCCTGCAACTCCATACCTGTGCTGCCCGGGGGCTCGACTAAGTCGCCGCTGCCACTCGACATCACCGTCGGCCGCAGTTTTAAGGCCGCCTTGCGTCGCCTGTGGGAAAGGTGGGTGGTGGACGGGGAGCGCAGCTACGCGGAGACCGGGAGGATGTGTCACGCCACTTTTAAGGACGTTGTGGGGTGGATCGACGGAGCGTGGGCCGCGGTGACAACCGACTCCGTCCTGTCCGGCTTCCAGAAGGCCGGGCTGATCGGAACCGATGCCGTGACGGGGATGGACACGCCGCCTCATCTCCCCTGGGGGTTACACAGCGACACGGAGGGGGGAGAATTCAGTCGGTTGGGCGATgcagatgag AAAACCTTCACTCCCAACATAATCGGCCGAAAAGCCAAAGAAGA ACTAAAAGTTGAGAGCGGATATAGAAGAGAGAGGAAGGATGGAGAGCGGGGCGGCAGGGGTCAGCGGGATcgaggcaggggccgtggtcgccCAGAGATTATCCAATCCCACTCTATCTTTGAACAAGGACCATCGGAGGCGTCGATGAAAAAGAGAG GCGcttatgagagtgagagagatgcccCGGCTGTGGGTCCCTCACCCATCATCAATATCaaaaaggagaagagagagacagaagaagaaacCAAGGAAATTCTGCGCAAGCTGGAACGAGAAAAT TTTATAGATGATCCTTATTTGAAGAGTGAGGAGAGAAGCTGCCCTGTCCAACTTCCCCTTGCTGTATCAGGATGGGGATTCAAGGAGGAGTTTAGTGAGCCTTTCCCAAaaattgagaaggtggaagaagacactgatgtcatggaACCTACAGTCAAAG TGAAACAGGAGCCAATTGAAGCAGAGATTAAGAAGGTTGAGATGAATTTTAAGCCTCCACCACTCCCCGACCCTGAGAATTTGCCTGATCTTCTGGACAGATGGAGTCTGAGCAAAGACGAGGAGCTCATTTTTATGCAGCTTCCTGATTCCCTACCCGGCCAGCCCCCCACCAGAGAGGTCCGGGTAGTGAAGACCGAGGTGCAGCCAGAGGACGGGCAGTCAATGCTACTGAAATCCGAATCTCAG GAAGAGCCAGCTGAGGAAAATAGCTGCCACCTGAATGATCTGCAGGAAGGTCTCGTGGGAAAGATGTTGGTGCGGAAGTCTGGCCGTGTGCAGCTCATACTGGGGCATATCATACTTGATGTGTCATTGGGAACACCATGCGCTTTCCTCCAG